CTTGGGCTCCTGAATGACCGGAGCATCCTTGCTCACTCAATCTATCTCTCCGATACAGAGATCGAGCGTATGGCGGAGCTGCAGTGTGGGATTGCTCACTGTCCTATTCCCAATGTTACGATGGATGAGTTCATGGTTGCCCCCGTGCGAGAGTATCTCCGTCGGGATATTAAAGTTGGCTTAGGTACTGACTGCGGAGGAGGGTATTCAAGCTCCATGCTTGATGTGATGAAGGCTGCCTTTGTGGTGTCGACGGCACGGTGTACAATGACGCAAGGACATGACCAACCTCTGAGTCTCACGGAGGGGTTCTACATGGCTACTCTGGGCGGAGCGCGGGTATGCGGACTGCAGGAGAAGGTAGGGAACTTTCTGGTGGGTAAGGAGTTTGATGCGCTGCTTGTTCGGACGCAGGAGGAGGGCGTAATGGCGCCAgtgcaggaggaagacggagaGCCGACGGTGTTTGAGAAGTTCTTGATGACGGGAGATGACCGCAATATTGGACGTGTGTTTGTCAAGGGACGGGAGGTGCATACTGCGCGTTGAAATAATTGTCATGTATTGACTGCTATATTTATCGATATCTGGATAGCATTGCGTGTACAATCTCATTGTGAATGGCTCGGTTCCTTATAAAAGTAGAGAATCGGGTGGAGACGGGGGTTTGATCCACACCTCAGGCACCGGTAAGGCTGAGTCCGTTTCCGGTTTTGTTTCACAGCCTCGTCCActgcttctccctctccacttcTGACTGAGTCTCTCGCTCCCTCCTCTGCTTTTCCCCCTCCGTGGCAGGGGTTTTAAGTCTGAGcccccaaccctcctccctcagGATTCTGCCTTCTTTCGTTTACCCACCTCTATCCTTGAGGGAGTCTTCTTATCcttatttcctttctttaTGGCCTCCTAATCATCCCTAATTCTAGTCACTCGCGATCGCCGTTTCTTGAAACCCACTCCTCGATAACGGTTCCCTAATAACGGCCATTCATTCGCTTCACCCTTTGTTTCATCACCCACGAACTTCTTAAAGTAATAGCACCATGGCGGAAGAACCTCAGGTCATGTCGATCCAGCAACGGATTGCGGCACTTAAACAAGCGCAAGTTGGTCAAAGCTCAGGAATCGACACCAGCGAGCCTGTGCTTGTCCAGCCCACTCCAATGCCCACACGTCCAGCTGCTCCCCCGCGACCCAAAaccttcaccaccaacaatacCAACGACAGTTATAATAACCATGCTGCTGGCAGCAATGGCTCCATCTACAATCGCTCATCCGCCTCCAATGATGCGGTCCCTCCTAGGCCTGTCCCACGTCCCGCTACTGCACCAGCACCGCCCCCAGTGAAACACAAGACACCCCCTCCTTTGCCTGCTCGCAAGCCCTCCGACCAACAACGCCCAGCACTACCACCGCGGAGACCGACGCAACCCTCTCATAAAGGCTCATTGGAGTCTATGGCCTCAGATATATCTAGATCGACCACTACAAGTACCGGGAAGACATCGGCTAGCTCAATAAGTGCAGGCCCTGGCCGCTCCCTGCCCCCCGCTTGGGGCGAGGCTGAGTTGCCTCCATTGCCCCCCAAACGCcagccacaaccaccaccgcggcCGACGCCCACGACgagaagtagtagcagtagcagcaggcTATCTCCACCTCGTCCGTCTTTGCCCTTGCGACGGAAATCCAGCCAGAGCAACTACTCTGTGGAAAGCAACAATTCGCAGGCTTCCCGGCTGCCTCCTCCACTGCCGTCTAGGACAACAAGTGACAGGTCGCTGACTATcaacgaagaggaggaaaagaaccCGCCGCTACCAGTTCGGAGGCTGCCCCCGCCCCCGCCTTCTACCGATACGCTGGGTAAGCTCAAACAATCCGGTTTCGCGGCGATCAATAAATCTTTTGGCAGTACCAATGGAGCTGTCAATGAGCCCAGCTCCAATGGCGTGCCCCCGCCTGTCCCCCTGGCATCGCGTCCGGATCTCTCCAAAATCCAAGCTACGAAGCCTCGTTTGTATGCTTCCAATGCGCCCACAGTGCCAACACCGGTTGCGTGTCTGAAATGCCGCGACTTCTCAGCTGCCGATGCCCATGCAGCTCGATACCCGCGCACGTCTCTCCCGACACACGACCTGTCCTGGCTGGCGAATGAACTCACGGCACCGTTCCCGTCCCACACGGACAAAGCTCGTGTCATCTTCACTTGGCTCCACCACAACATCGCGTATGACGTAGAGGCCTTCTACAATAATCGGGTGAAGAGTCAAACCCCAGCCAATACACTCGCGACGGGAATGGGTGTGTGTGAGGGGTATGCGGGGTTGTTCACTGCGCTTGCTACCCGTGCAGGTATGGAGGCGAAGACTGTCCACGGTCACGGTAAGGGTTATGGATATGTGGCTCCTACTCCTGGATCTTCGCTACCCCCGGTTCAAGGTGGCCATGCTTGGAACGTCGTCAGGATCGACAACGGGCAGTGGAAGCTGATTGACCCCTGCTGGGGTGCTGGGTGCGTCTTTGGCAAGGGGCAGCCTTACCAGCCAAAATTTGACCCGGCCATGTTCACGGACACTAATGATGAGCTGGGGCTGAAGCACTTCCCCGAAGACCGAACGCAGTTCTACCGTGACGATGGACGTCCGGAGATCAGCTGGCAGGAGTACCTTCTGGGTAACCCCAGTTCACCGCTGTGCGTTGAGCAGCCGGTGATCTTtggggaggcggagaagcaCAGCATTGGAGTGCGGTCGTACCGCCCGGCTGCCAAGCAGATATCAGTGCACCAGGGAGGACCGGTGCGCTTCCAGTTCGGTCTGATCTGCGAGCACTGGACGCTGGAGTATCACACGCGGGCCAAGCCGGGGTTGTTCCTACTGATGGTGAAAGGCGTGGAcgggcagaaggaggagagtcTCGTATTTACACACGTGCGGGGATCCAACCCTAACGGCGGGGGAGATATGTGGTACGTGGACGTTCCGGACTCCAGAATGCTGGGGGCGCCGGGCCAACAGGTGCCGATAGTGGTGCTGACCCGGTTCGGGGATCGAGCGGACTGTCGGGGGCTGACAGCGGAGGAATACCGGACGCAGGTTGGTCGGGTGCAAATGGAGTTTGTCTTCATTGCACAGTGGGATCTGGTGTAAGATGCGGTAAAGGGGGTCGGCATGGGCAGCCGGGTAATTAGGGTTGGCTGCCCTGCATGGGCTGAGCGTCTAGTAGACTAgtgtttcttcttttgtctcTGCGTGGCTTTTTtggcttttccttcccctcttctcccggCTTGGGAAGGCTTGTGTCTCACCCTCGACAGCGGACATGGTTTGTCCCGACATTTTCCGTAATGATAATGACCCTGGtcgtatatatatacacatataCCGCACATGAAGATGCGATTTTGGATTTGCAGCCACCAGCCTTTGATTGCATTACTCACATCACTTGGTACAGCGGGGACAGCCTGgctctactagtactagtagtagtataatatGGAAGGGAAGCCATTGACGGGCGGAGAACATCCACGAATCAGCCAAGGGAGCTTGAGTGGATGAGAAAAAATTCAAACGTTAGTAACCAACGGTGCTGGAATCCAGTACGTTAGAGAGTCCTTGGCGAAGGCTAAAAGGAGGGTACAATGTCGGCTAAATTCTCAGTCCCATGTCATGGTTTAGTTGACCAGGAGTACTACAACTAGTAGGTAGCTACCTACTAGTATCATGTTGGGGTGACTGGGGTCCCCCGCGATTATTGCATGAGGGATTTATCTACTTGGTCATTCGGGAagcagatggaagagaatTTCATAGAATGTCTCAATCACATCATAGCCGACAGGGGATGAGAATCTGGCAAGATGACTGGGGGTAGTAATTAAATCCTTGTGAAAATATGATACGGAGGGGCCCGGGGTGTTTCCATTATCCAAAGCAAATCAATGTTTTCCTGTTCCTGTCTTCTTTTGACTGGTTGTGATAGGATACTTTCCGTAAGATACCCACCCATACTAGCCGGTCTAGGGAAGGTATACCATGGCCAAGACCCTGAAAGTCGAGATTAAGCCTAATTAGGCTCTGGGCCGGGCGAGAGCATGATTGCCTGAGAGTCGAGTCATGTGCTCTGGGGAAGCCGGTCGGTGTCTCTCCGCAATCTCGAGTTCCCCCgtcctcttctccatttCCCCCCGAACTGGATCTCGTTTGCTCACCTTCACCGAATTTTAGCTATAATCGGTTCATATTAGATAACACCTCTGCATTCGAGTCAGTTATAGTTACACTGTCGCTGCACCGTCCCCGCTGGCATTGCGTTGCTGGCCTGCAGGAATTTCCCAATCTACTCCGGACTGTATCCCGCCTTGGCCGGGAAAGGGAACAACAATGCCGATCCGCCCAATCCCCggaatcctccacctccaccttctctgCCTCCACGCTTACGCTGGATCGCGGCCTCCGACTCTCGGCTGACCCGTCTTCGGTCTTCAGCCTTCAGGGTTGCCTGCCTTGCGTGTCCGATGGCTTTTCTGAACGTGCTGGCCGGCTTGGACCGCCGCCCACGCTTTCAGCCACCTACCCGACTACGGTCACATTCGGCCATCCCGATAAAGACTTACCGCTGAAGTCGAGATAGAAACGTGCCGTGCATCGTTCAGGTCGGGTGGATTCTGGATCATTCTCtcgccccctccccatctgcTTCCTGATGGCTCGTTTCATGCCCACTCGACCCTCCAGACCATGTGCTTGCCCCGGTTTTTTCCCATGCGACAGATGGGCTCACGGCCAGCCGACTGACCCATGGGCAACGCCCCCCATGTCAGCTCCTGGTGGACCGCCTTTTGCTGCATGCATCCAATCGCTAGTCCAGCTGAACCTTGACCTAACCGGATATGCCTGTCTCTCCGCTAGTCAGAGGTCGGTCTAATCTCGCCTGGCATGGGTCTGCTTTGCCGTGCTAATCGGGTCGGAACAGTCCCTCTACCACCCTTTAGGTTTGACAATTCAACCGGCCATCATAGCGGTTTTCTGCGTCGACCCCGCGGCATTTGCTCTTGTCTCACTGTGGTTCATTTCATCTGGTGCCATCCGTTCCCGGGGTTCGCTTTCCTTAAATCCCCCGTCTTTTCCCCGGCTTCTCCTGcgttcttcttttgctttcttcggTGGTTCCCCgaggtttctttttttctttccccccagAATCTCCTGCCGTGAGAGGAACCAGCTGGCATCATGGCTATCGGCAATCTTTACTTCATTGCGGCCATCGCCGTCGTCGGCGGTGGTCTGTTCGGTTTCGATATTTCGTCGATGTCCGCCATCATCGAGACCGACGCCTATCTCTGTTATTTTAACCAGGCTCCTGTCACttatgacgatgatggcacGAGAGTCTGTCAGGGCCCCAGTGCTAGTGTGCAGGGTGGTATCACCGCCTCCATGGCTGCTGGTTCCTGGCTGGGTTCGTTGATCTCGGGTTTCATCTCGGATATCCTTGGTCGTCGTTCCGCCATTCAAATCGGTTCCATTATCTGGTAAGTGCCTGACATCGCTGCACCTTTGGCTCTACTAACCATGCATGTCTGCATAGGTGCATTGGATCTATCATTGTCTGTGCCTCCCAGAACATTCCCATGCTGATCGTCGGTCGTATCATCAACGGTCTGAGTGTGGGTATCTGCTCCGCTCAGGTACCAGTGTACATTTCGGAGATTGTATGTCGATCCTATAATACCTCTGCTGCATGTGGTGCTAACCTTTTAGGCACCTCCAACCAAGCGTGGTCGTGTCGTCGGTCTGCAGCAATGGGCTATTACCTGGGGTATTCTGATCATGTTCTAGTAAGTTCTTGCCCACCATCAGTTGCCGTCCCTCATCTCACACGTGGTCCAGCGTCTCCTATGGCTGCAGCTTCATCAAGGGTACGGCGGCCTTCCGGATCCCTTGGGGTCTGCAGATGATCCCTGCCGTGCTACTGTTCTTGGGTATGATGCTCCTGCCCGAGTCGCCCCGTTGGTTGGCACGCAAGGACCGGTGGGAGGAGTGCCACGCTGTCTTGACTCTCGTCCACGGTCAGGGCGACCCGAACTCTCCCTTTGTGCTGCGCGAATATGAAGAGATCAAGAGCATGTGCGAGTTTGAGCGTCAAAACGCAGATGTTTCCTACCTTGAGCTGTTCAAGCCTAACATGCTCAACCGTACCCATGTGGGTATCTTCGTTCAGATCTGGTCCCAACTGACGGGAATGAACGTCATGAGTAAGTGTCTTCCAAACCTGTACGGGTGGGTAGCAATACTAACTGTTCGTTCTAGTGTACTACATTACCTACGTCTTTGCTATGGCCGGCCTGAAgggcaacaacaacctgaTCTCCTCCAGTATTCAATACGTGATCAACGTGTGCATGACCGTGCCGGCTCTGATTTGGGGTGATCAGTGGGGTCGTCGCCCGACCTTCTTGATCGGTTCCCTCTTCATGATGATCTGGATGTACATCAATGCCGGTCTGATGGCCAGCTACGGTCATCCCGCGCCGCCCGGTGGTCTCAACCACGTCGAGGCCGAGTCTTGGGTCATCCACGGCGCGCCCAGCAAGGCTGTCATTGCCAGTACCTACCTCTTCGTAGCCTCATACGCCATCTCCTTCGGCCCCGCCAGCTGGGTGTACCCCCCGGAACTGTTCCCTCTGCGTGTGCGTGGCAAGGCCACCGCCCTCTGCACTTCGGCCAACTGGGCCTTCAACTTCGCCCTCAGCTACTTCGTTCCCCCGGCCTTTGTCAACATCCAGTGGAAGGTCTACATCCTCTTCGGTGTCTTCTGTACCGCCATGTTCCTGcacattttcttcttcttccctgagACCACGGGTAAGACCTTGGAAGAGGTCGAGGCCATCTTCACTGATCCCAATGGCATTCCGTACATTGGTACGCCCGcctggaagacgaagaacgAGTACTCGCGCGGTGCACACATCGAGGAGGTTGGCTTTGAGGATGACAAGAAGGTTGCTGGTGGACAGACTATCCACCAGGAGGTCACTGCTACCCCGGATAAGATTGCTTGAGTTGGAAGATTAGtggtgtcgatgatgatggaggtgggTGAGTGGAGAGAACATACATGGTAGTTGAAGTATATACAAAAAGGAGCTAATTAGACATGTGTCGGCTTAATGCAAGATGAATAACATATAATTTGTCCACTCGACATACTTGTGCAATATTCTTTGAAaactttctatattttcagCACTTCATACCAGATACTATAACCCCTAGTTAGTGGGTACTGCCGTCACTCTGAGAATCAGGTGATTGGCTTCACCGACCCAGGTAAGCACAGCATTATGTTGTGCTCACAACTTTGCACAATCCTGCACAATCCCCCAATTCAAACTAAAGAACATCAGTCAATCAGCCAATAGTTGCAAAATTGATCTACTTGTCTAGTGCGATAATCCACGTTTGCATTCTGCTTCCAGATTTTAATTCCAGATTAAACCAAGTACCTGTCGCTAGTGATGTCATCCTGTGAAGCTTACCAACCTATTTCCTGCCCACGAGGTGGAGATGTTTTATTGACATTATGGTTCTTGAGCAATAGAGACATGACCCACGAGTGGAGTTAAGACGAACTAAACTATTGCTTGTCCAGGGTGCATCTGGAAAGACTCTCGTCTGAATAATCTGACAATGAGTTAGCCAGCTTATAGCACAAGGACATACTTCCGACCCAAATCTCAACAAATTACATCaaatcctccccatcatcaataagagaagaaaaggggaCTGACTCTCCCCTGGCGCTCTCAAGACTAACTCAAGCTTTCCGCGTGGATTGTCCGACTCCGAAGACAAGCTTCAGTGTCTGGCGCTGATCGCCCGTCGTGGAACCACCACTAGTGGCAGAGTCTTACCCACACACCCACGACTTAGGCTTTACAGCCCGCTGTCTATTGCTCTCGTGCAGATCGGACAATTGATTGTGTGTAGTGCTTGTTTTTCCCGCTATGGTTGTGTTTTACTTTCTTGAGTTGGTGATAACGGTTTGGTGGTGCTAGTGAACGGGTTTTTTTATGATTATAATAGGGGGTTTCGCCTTTGAGCAAGATGTTTTTGGttagattgattgatttgacGATTATGTTCTGTCTGTGGGTGCCTTGAACAGCCTTTGGCTAGCGACAATAGCACAGCAATTGGTGTTTGCACGGACAGCGggtcttgatgatgatgatccagTGTGATCTGCAGTAGTCAGGTTCCTTATTGGCGATGGATGTCAAAGTCTCTTATCAGGGTTTGGAGTTCATGCCATACCCTCTAGCCAGGGGCTTCTGTCGTTGAGATGTAGGAGTGCAAACGTCAGCGTGTCAAAGTGAAGTGATGCGAGTCAATGGGATCAGCAGCATTCTGTCAACTAGCATATATTCCCGCAGCTCCCACCGTTATTGCGTGATGTTTTGCACGCCACGCTTattctgttgctgctgtcaaCATGCGTGCCtcacttctccttctcagtgTTACGGTCGCTCTGGCTAGTCCAGCGCCCCGTAACTATGTCGTTCATGAGCGGCGCGATGCATTGCCCAGTGTCTGGGTAGAGGAAAGCCGGTTGGACAAGAGTGCTATGCTGCCTATGCGAATAGGGCTTACCCAGTCCAACTTGGATCGTGGTCACGATTTGTTGATGGAGGTGTATGTTGTCTGTTCCCTTACCAGGACCTAGCTGATGGTTTAGATCTCATCCACAATCGTCCCGCTACGGACAGCACCTCTCCAGCGAGGAGGTGCATGACCTGTTTGCTCCGTCGGATGAGGCCGTGGAGAACGTCCGAGCCTGGATTGAGTCCGCAGGCATTGCTCCAAGCCGTATCTCGCAATCCTACAATAAGCAGTGGCTGCAGTTCGATGCCCATGCAAGCGAGGTCGAGCAACTTCTGCAGACGGAATACTACATCTATTCTCACGCCGGCACGGGAAGCTCCCACGTAACATGCCATGAGTGAGTCCACCTTCTACATGCCATGATACCGCTAACTGGTTAGATACCACGTGCCCGAGGCTCTTCAATCGCACATTGATTACATCACACCAGGAGTGAAGATGCTGGAAGTGCGCGGCATGCCCTCCAAGAAGAGAGATACAGAGAAGCGCTTCCTTGGCAGTCTGCCCCCGATTCTCGCTCCACTACCAATCAATATCACCAAGATCTTCGACGACCCGCTAGCACACTGCGATCTGGCCGTGACACCAGACTGTATTAGAGGTATGTTCATCCACCCGACTCTATGAGCGACGCTAATTGTCCAGCCATGTACAACATCACCAAGGGAACAACAGCCACAAAGGGCAACGAGCTCGGCATCTTCGAAGACCTAGGAGATGTCTACAGTCAAGAAGATCTGaaccttttcttctccaactttGCCAGGtccaacccctccctccaccctctAAGACACAACTAACACCACCCAGCGAGATTCCCCAAGGAACCCATCCAACCCTCGACTCCATCGACGGAGCCACTGCGCCAACAGATGTCACCAACGCGGGCCCCGAATCCGACCTCGACTTCCAGATGGCCTACCCGATCATCTGGCCCCAAAACACCATCCTCTACCAAACCGACGACCCCAACTACGAagacaactacaactacaaaGGCCTCCTGAACAACTTTCTCTACGCCATCGACGGCTCCTACTGCAACGAAACCTCATCCTTAGACCCTCAATACCCAGACCCCTCCCCAGACGGCTACAACTCCCCCAAGCAATGCGGCGTCTACACTCCGACAAACGTaatctccatctcctacGGCAGCCCTGAAGCCGATCTCCCCATTGCCTACCAACGCCGCCAATGCCACGAGTTCATGAAACTCGGCCTCCAGGGAATCACTGTCGTGGTGGCATCCGGCGACTCCGGCGTCGCCTCCAGCACCGGCGCCTGCCTGGGCACCTCAGACAACATCTTCGTCCCGGACTTCCCAGCCACATGTCCCTACCTCACCGTAGTAGGAGGCACATACCTCCCGCTAGGTTCTGACGCCGCCAAAGACGAAGAAATAGCAGTCACCCGCTTTCCTTCCGGCGGCGGGTTCAGTAATATCTACCCCCGACCAGCATACCAGAACCACTCCGTGGAAGCCTATTtttccaccacctccgacgaGCTCACCTACCCCTACTACTCAGAAGTAAACTACACAGACTTCTCCAACGCAGACGGGATCTACAACCGCATCGGACGAGGATACCCGGATATCTCTGCCATCGcagacaacatcatcatctataATCAAGGCGAAGCCACATTAGTAGGCGGTACCTCTGCCGCGGCGCCGGCGTTCGCGGCCATGTTGACGCGCATTAATGAGGAGAGGTTGGCGAAGGGCAAGGCCACGGTGGGGTTTGTGAATCCGGTGCTGTATGAACATCCCGAGGCGTTCAGGGATGTGACCGTTGGCGAGAATCCGGGTTGTGGGACTGATGGGTTTCCGGTTGCGAGGGGGTGGGATCCTGTTACGGGGTTGGGGACGCCGAGGTTCGAGAGATTGATGGATTTGTTTACGAAGCTTGATTGATGAGGCGGGGAGATTCTGAGGCCTTCAGAAAAGCTTTATTGGTGTAATGCAATTGTTTTATATGAACCTATGACTTGATTGGGTCTCCTGCTACTATGATAATATTTGGGCTAGTATCATCAGACATATAGTAGATACTGGCCAGTGGTTGATCTGGACAGCTGCATGGCAATTAGTGTCTAGATGGTAATGATAGAGCTGATCTCTCGAGTAATTGGGGAATTTTTTCTCATCTCACTGACTTCTGTGAAAACAGAGATTGCAACTCTATATAGTAGAGATACTTCTCTAAGGTCTCATATCTCTAGTTACTTGTGATACCCAGTTCTTGAGATATAAAGCTCAGACCATGTTACAGACTTAAAGTACCAGTACTAATTCCTTTCTAACTGTGAATCAATCTAGTAAGAACATGCTAGCTGCACTTCATCCATCTGAGGCTAAGAACCCAACCTACAAACAATCAAGCAGCCAATCCGTTAATCAGCAGGCTTAGGCCATCTTGACTATTTTGTAGAGCGAGTATACCTGACCCTATCTCTGAATTGCTGTGAAGACTTTCTTATACTTTCTGACCATGCCCCTTACCCCTGATCGAACTGTATATCTGGGTAATAGTACCTTCCATCATATGCAGGGCAGTCAGTGAACAGAACTTCCATGTCCTGTGGTATGTCAGAACGCAAAGAATGTCCTAACTACTATTACTGCTCTATGATATCGATCGCACATTGCTTCGAACAAGGCTGTACTATTTCTTCCACAGCAACTTTCAATTCCTCACTGTCCATTCGTCAATGCCAGAACAGCCAGCCGAAGAGTGCGCAAGGAGACTCAGCACTGACGACCCCCGTCCTAACGTGGTCATGGCTGATTGGACACGATATCCCTGCCTTCATGTATAAGGCTGTCAGCTGAAAAAAGCCCTTTCACGATAGTATGTACCAGTAACCACGAGGGTAAGCAGCAAAGACTGCGATAACTGTGCAAATCAAATACTTTTTCTGTCtctgcccctcccccgcatACCTAACCCTATACCCCCTTAC
The window above is part of the Aspergillus luchuensis IFO 4308 DNA, chromosome 8, nearly complete sequence genome. Proteins encoded here:
- a CDS encoding uncharacterized protein (COG:O;~EggNog:ENOG410PMA6;~InterPro:IPR038765,IPR002931;~MEROPS:MER0472834;~PFAM:PF01841), whose protein sequence is MAEEPQVMSIQQRIAALKQAQVGQSSGIDTSEPVLVQPTPMPTRPAAPPRPKTFTTNNTNDSYNNHAAGSNGSIYNRSSASNDAVPPRPVPRPATAPAPPPVKHKTPPPLPARKPSDQQRPALPPRRPTQPSHKGSLESMASDISRSTTTSTGKTSASSISAGPGRSLPPAWGEAELPPLPPKRQPQPPPRPTPTTRSSSSSSRLSPPRPSLPLRRKSSQSNYSVESNNSQASRLPPPLPSRTTSDRSLTINEEEEKNPPLPVRRLPPPPPSTDTLGKLKQSGFAAINKSFGSTNGAVNEPSSNGVPPPVPLASRPDLSKIQATKPRLYASNAPTVPTPVACLKCRDFSAADAHAARYPRTSLPTHDLSWLANELTAPFPSHTDKARVIFTWLHHNIAYDVEAFYNNRVKSQTPANTLATGMGVCEGYAGLFTALATRAGMEAKTVHGHGKGYGYVAPTPGSSLPPVQGGHAWNVVRIDNGQWKLIDPCWGAGCVFGKGQPYQPKFDPAMFTDTNDELGLKHFPEDRTQFYRDDGRPEISWQEYLLGNPSSPLCVEQPVIFGEAEKHSIGVRSYRPAAKQISVHQGGPVRFQFGLICEHWTLEYHTRAKPGLFLLMVKGVDGQKEESLVFTHVRGSNPNGGGDMWYVDVPDSRMLGAPGQQVPIVVLTRFGDRADCRGLTAEEYRTQVGRVQMEFVFIAQWDLV
- a CDS encoding sugar porter family MFS transporter (COG:G;~EggNog:ENOG410PJ41;~InterPro:IPR005829,IPR005828,IPR003663,IPR036259, IPR020846;~PFAM:PF00083,PF07690;~TransMembrane:11 (o6-24i93-114o120-139i151-171o183-203i273-293o313-329i338-359o385-409i421-440o452-470i);~go_component: GO:0016020 - membrane [Evidence IEA];~go_component: GO:0016021 - integral component of membrane [Evidence IEA];~go_function: GO:0022857 - transmembrane transporter activity [Evidence IEA];~go_process: GO:0055085 - transmembrane transport [Evidence IEA]), translated to MAIGNLYFIAAIAVVGGGLFGFDISSMSAIIETDAYLCYFNQAPVTYDDDGTRVCQGPSASVQGGITASMAAGSWLGSLISGFISDILGRRSAIQIGSIIWCIGSIIVCASQNIPMLIVGRIINGLSVGICSAQVPVYISEIAPPTKRGRVVGLQQWAITWGILIMFYVSYGCSFIKGTAAFRIPWGLQMIPAVLLFLGMMLLPESPRWLARKDRWEECHAVLTLVHGQGDPNSPFVLREYEEIKSMCEFERQNADVSYLELFKPNMLNRTHVGIFVQIWSQLTGMNVMMYYITYVFAMAGLKGNNNLISSSIQYVINVCMTVPALIWGDQWGRRPTFLIGSLFMMIWMYINAGLMASYGHPAPPGGLNHVEAESWVIHGAPSKAVIASTYLFVASYAISFGPASWVYPPELFPLRVRGKATALCTSANWAFNFALSYFVPPAFVNIQWKVYILFGVFCTAMFLHIFFFFPETTGKTLEEVEAIFTDPNGIPYIGTPAWKTKNEYSRGAHIEEVGFEDDKKVAGGQTIHQEVTATPDKIA
- the SED1 gene encoding S53 family peptidase (COG:O;~EggNog:ENOG410PHFF;~InterPro:IPR036852,IPR015366,IPR030400;~MEROPS:MER0005329;~PFAM:PF09286;~SECRETED:SignalP(1-15);~go_function: GO:0004252 - serine-type endopeptidase activity [Evidence IEA];~go_function: GO:0008236 - serine-type peptidase activity [Evidence IEA];~go_process: GO:0006508 - proteolysis [Evidence IEA]), with product MRASLLLLSVTVALASPAPRNYVVHERRDALPSVWVEESRLDKSAMLPMRIGLTQSNLDRGHDLLMEVSHPQSSRYGQHLSSEEVHDLFAPSDEAVENVRAWIESAGIAPSRISQSYNKQWLQFDAHASEVEQLLQTEYYIYSHAGTGSSHVTCHEYHVPEALQSHIDYITPGVKMLEVRGMPSKKRDTEKRFLGSLPPILAPLPINITKIFDDPLAHCDLAVTPDCIRAMYNITKGTTATKGNELGIFEDLGDVYSQEDLNLFFSNFASEIPQGTHPTLDSIDGATAPTDVTNAGPESDLDFQMAYPIIWPQNTILYQTDDPNYEDNYNYKGLLNNFLYAIDGSYCNETSSLDPQYPDPSPDGYNSPKQCGVYTPTNVISISYGSPEADLPIAYQRRQCHEFMKLGLQGITVVVASGDSGVASSTGACLGTSDNIFVPDFPATCPYLTVVGGTYLPLGSDAAKDEEIAVTRFPSGGGFSNIYPRPAYQNHSVEAYFSTTSDELTYPYYSEVNYTDFSNADGIYNRIGRGYPDISAIADNIIIYNQGEATLVGGTSAAAPAFAAMLTRINEERLAKGKATVGFVNPVLYEHPEAFRDVTVGENPGCGTDGFPVARGWDPVTGLGTPRFERLMDLFTKLD